Proteins encoded together in one Porites lutea chromosome 2, jaPorLute2.1, whole genome shotgun sequence window:
- the LOC140928353 gene encoding ras-like protein gives MPKGKEQKENDKDSYLQKFTIAVFGDSGVGKTSLINRLVDLKFTPEHIPTVEDFHVKHLAFQNKTCELQIIDTSGTYEFPAMRRVAMDKADALVLVYSLDRHDSFTKLERYMDEIRATKSSTKCFEKPVIVVSNKSDLPNMSEPRFVDKRGLNVHVSLHLQVKYGCFWVDTSAKTGDNVEDAFHKVLDHLLNNCDKRRKISQTNRPKRISSLLYGRKKISR, from the coding sequence ATGCCAAAAGgtaaagaacaaaaagaaaacgataaaGACAGTTATCTGCAAAAGTTTACCATCGCCGTATTTGGTGACTCTGGAGTAGGTAAGACCTCGTTGATCAATCGCCTTGTTGATTTGAAATTTACCCCAGAACACATTCCCACGGTGGAGGACTTTCATGTCAAGCATTTGGCTTTTCAAAACAAGACATGTGAGCTTCAAATCATCGACACCTCAGGGACGTATGAGTTTCCAGCCATGAGAAGGGTAGCCATGGATAAGGCGGACGCTTTAGTATTAGTGTATTCCCTGGATCGGCATGATTCGTTTACAAAGCTTGAACGTTACATGGATGAAATTCGCGCGACTAAGTCCTCAACAAAATGTTTCGAAAAGCCTGTTATTGTAGTTTCAAACAAATCTGACCTACCGAACATGAGCGAACCAAGGTTTGTGGACAAACGAGGGCTCAATGTTCATGTCAGCCTGCACCTCCAGGTCAAATATGGATGTTTCTGGGTAGATACGTCCGCCAAAACAGGCGACAACGTGGAAGATGCCTTTCACAAAGTTTTGGATCACTTACTAAACAACTGTGACAAGAGGCGGAAAATATCACAAACAAATCGGCCAAAAAGGATCAGTTCTTTGTTATACGGCAGAAAGAAGATATCTCGATAA